A genomic window from Flavobacterium johnsoniae includes:
- a CDS encoding RNA polymerase sigma factor translates to MSTIPDQHYIDRILQGETNLFAVLVDRYKDMIFTLSLKMVKNREEAEEAAQDTFIKVYNSLSKFKGDSKFSTWIYKISYNNCLDRLKKNKKEDFNISIDEFSSHLVKTMDNALSALEEKERKQAIQNCLNLLPREDNFLLTLFYFEDQNLEEIGKIMNLNANNVKVKLFRSRQKLATILKKQLEPEIIECYERGR, encoded by the coding sequence ATGAGTACAATACCAGATCAACATTATATCGATAGAATCCTGCAGGGCGAGACTAATTTGTTTGCCGTGCTGGTTGATCGTTATAAGGATATGATTTTTACATTGTCGCTCAAAATGGTTAAAAATAGAGAAGAAGCAGAAGAAGCAGCTCAAGACACATTTATTAAAGTATATAATTCTTTGAGCAAATTTAAAGGCGATTCTAAATTCTCAACTTGGATTTATAAAATCTCATACAATAATTGTTTAGACCGTTTAAAGAAAAACAAAAAAGAAGATTTTAATATTTCTATAGATGAATTTTCATCGCATTTAGTCAAAACGATGGACAATGCTTTGAGCGCTTTAGAAGAAAAAGAACGAAAGCAGGCAATTCAGAATTGTTTAAATTTGTTGCCAAGAGAAGACAATTTCCTGCTTACTTTATTTTATTTTGAAGATCAGAATTTGGAGGAAATTGGAAAAATCATGAATTTAAATGCTAATAATGTCAAGGTAAAATTATTTAGAAGCCGACAAAAATTAGCCACTATTTTAAAGAAGCAGTTAGAACCGGAAATAATTGAATGTTATGAAAGAGGAAGATAA
- a CDS encoding DUF6249 domain-containing protein translates to MGPQVLVPFSLFAMIFGIVYLIYSTRNRERLALIEKGVDASIFLKGRAKANSAWKIFVVNLAFLLIGSGVGIFLALIITTYTALNDGAVYPSIIFIMAGIGLLVGFKTAKDLDKEE, encoded by the coding sequence ATGGGACCACAAGTTTTAGTACCGTTTAGTCTTTTCGCAATGATCTTTGGAATCGTTTACCTCATTTATTCAACAAGAAATAGAGAGCGTTTAGCGCTTATAGAAAAAGGTGTTGACGCCAGCATATTTTTAAAAGGAAGAGCCAAAGCAAATTCGGCATGGAAAATCTTTGTTGTAAATCTGGCATTTTTATTAATAGGAAGTGGAGTTGGAATTTTTCTTGCTTTGATTATCACAACTTATACTGCTCTTAATGACGGAGCAGTTTATCCTTCAATTATTTTTATAATGGCAGGAATCGGACTTTTGGTTGGATTTAAAACAGCAAAAGATTTAGATAAAGAAGAATAG
- a CDS encoding PfkB family carbohydrate kinase, whose translation MNKLLIVGTVAFDAIETPFGKTDKILGGAATYIGLSASFFNLQSAIVSVVGDDFPQEHLDLLTSKNIDISGIEIVKGGKTFFWSGLYHNDLNSRDTLVTELNVLADFQPKVPQNYKDADVVMLGNLHPLVQSSVLDQMEKKPKLVVLDTMNFWMDCALPELLDVIKRVDVITINDEEARQLSGEYSLVKAAAKIQDMGPKYVVIKKGEHGALLFHNREVFFAPALPLEEVFDPTGAGDTFAGGFSGFIAQSENISFGNMKNAIIYGSNLASFCVEKFGTERMETLSKAEVAIRLQQFKSLTQFDIEI comes from the coding sequence ATGAATAAACTATTGATTGTTGGAACAGTTGCTTTCGACGCGATTGAAACTCCTTTCGGAAAAACAGATAAAATTTTAGGTGGTGCTGCAACCTACATCGGATTATCAGCGTCATTTTTTAACTTACAATCGGCTATTGTTTCTGTAGTTGGAGACGATTTTCCTCAAGAACATTTAGATTTATTGACTTCAAAAAATATCGATATCTCTGGTATCGAAATTGTAAAAGGAGGAAAGACTTTTTTCTGGAGCGGTTTGTACCACAACGATTTGAATTCTAGAGACACTTTAGTTACTGAATTGAATGTTTTGGCTGATTTTCAGCCAAAAGTTCCTCAAAACTACAAAGATGCTGATGTTGTAATGTTAGGAAACTTACACCCATTAGTACAAAGCAGTGTTTTAGACCAAATGGAGAAAAAACCAAAATTAGTTGTTTTAGATACAATGAACTTTTGGATGGATTGTGCTCTTCCAGAATTATTAGACGTTATTAAACGTGTAGATGTTATTACAATCAATGACGAAGAAGCAAGACAACTTTCTGGAGAATATTCATTAGTAAAAGCCGCTGCTAAAATCCAAGATATGGGACCAAAATATGTGGTGATTAAAAAAGGAGAACACGGCGCACTTTTATTCCACAATAGAGAAGTATTCTTTGCACCAGCTTTACCATTAGAAGAAGTTTTTGATCCAACAGGAGCAGGAGACACTTTCGCAGGTGGTTTCTCTGGATTTATTGCGCAAAGCGAAAACATTTCTTTTGGAAACATGAAGAATGCAATTATTTATGGTTCTAATTTAGCTTCGTTCTGCGTAGAAAAATTTGGAACAGAAAGGATGGAAACATTAAGCAAAGCCGAAGTAGCGATTCGATTACAGCAATTTAAGTCGTTAACTCAGTTTGACATAGAAATATAA